The Leclercia adecarboxylata region TTTAAACGCGCCTACGATCTCAATTTGCGGGTCAGGAATATGCTGCCGGATCTCTATGCTGAGGATCCGGATTTTTACCGCAATATGCGCATTCAGGATCTGGCGAAGGGGATCCACAAGCTCATCCGTCAGCACGATCTACCCCGCCTGATGCTGCAGGCGTTTGATGTCCTGCCGGAGATGAAGCTTACCCCGCACCATGCCTGGCAGCGGCAGGTGAAGGGTGAAGTGGAAACGATCGATCTGGAAGATCTGGTTGGGCGCGTCTCGGCCAATATGATCCTGCCTTATCCCCCCGGCGTGCCGCTGCTGATGCCTGGCGAGATGATCACCGAGAAGAGCAGGGCGGTCCTCGATTTCCTGCTCATGCTCTGCTCGATTGGCCGTCACTATCCCGGGTTCGAAACCGACATCCACGGTGCCAGACGGGATGAAAACGGCATCTACCGGGTACGGGTCCTAAAAGCGCCATGACCCCTTGCACGCCTGGGGGATTCGGATATAACGTTCAGGCACACCAATAAGGAGAGGCTATGCTGGGTTTAAAGCAGGTTCATCACATTGCAATTATTGCCACCGACTACGCCGTCAGTAAGGCGTTTTACTGCGATACGCTGGGTTTTACCCTGCAGAGCGAGTTTTATCGCGAAGAGCGTGATTCCTGGAAGGGTGACCTGGCGCTGAATGGTCAGTATGTCATTGAGCTGTTTTCGTTCCCTTTCCCGCCGGCGCGTCCATCCCGGCCCGAAGCCTGCGGTTTACGCCACCTGGCGTTCAGCGTGGAGGATATCGATCGGGCGATAGAACATCTTGAATCCCACGGCGTGAAGTGTGAAGCCATCCGCATCGATCCCTTCACCGGGAAGCGCTTCACCTTTTTCAACGATCCCGATGGCCTGCCGCTGGAGCTGTATCAGCAGTAACGCTTGCCTCGCCAGAAAATGCCCGGTAACGTGCCGGGCACCTTTCTGTATAAATGACGATGATGACCACAGCCGATCTTCAGCAAGCCCTTCACCCTTACCGCCGACTGTTGGTGGGATTTAGCGGTGGCCTGGATTCCACGGTATTGCTGCATCAACTCAAGCTCTGGCGTGAACAGGCGCCTGGCCTCGAACTGCGCGCTATCCATATTCACCACGGCCTGAGCCCCCACGCCGATAGCTGGGTCGCGCATTGCCAGCATCTCTGCCATGAATGGAATATTCCGCTGCTTGTGGTGCGGGTTACGCTGGCAGAAGAAGGCCTGGGACTTGAGGCGCAGGCGCGTAAAGCGCGTTATGCCGCCTTTAGCGAAGCTCTTTTGCCGGGCGAAGCGCTGGTGACGGCGCAACATCTCGACGATCAGTGTGAAACCTTCCTGCTGGCCCTTAAGCGCGGCAGCGGCCCGGCAGGGCTATCAGCCATGCCTGCACGGGCGCGTTTTGGCGATACCGAACAAATCCGTCCTCTTCTTGGCGAAACGCGTGAGTCGCTGCAGGCCTGGGCGCAGCGCTGGGATCTGCGCTGGATTGAGGACGAAAGCAATCAGGACGACAGTTATGATCGCAATTTTTTGCGTCTGCGCGTTCTGCCGCTGCTTACAGATCGCTGGCCGCATTTTGCCCAGGCTACGGCCCGTAGCGCCCAGCTTTGCGCCGAGCAGGAGCAGTTACTGGATGAGCTGCTGGCAGACGAGTTGACGACGTTAGTGTCCGGTGACGGGGCGCTGGCTATCACGCCGCTGCAGGCGATGAGCGCGGTGCGTCGGGCTGCGCTGCTGCGTAGATGGCTGGCCCGGCACGGGGCGTTAATGCCGTCGCGCGACATGCTCAATCGTCTCTGGGATGAGGTGGCGCTGGCCCGGGAAGATGCGGCGCCGCGACTGCGTTCTGGCAACGGTGAAATCAGGCGCTTTCGGGGAGAGCTGTGGTGGGTGAAACGTTATCCACCTCTGGCCGAACGGGTAATCGACTGGCCCTCCGTTAATCTGCCGCTGTGTCTGCCGGAAGGGCTGGGTACGCTTCGCCTTAGTGCAGGTGGTAATCTCCGTCTGCCGCATCCGGATGAGCCTGTGACGGTGCGTTTTCGCGCCAGCGGTACGCTGCACATCGTTGGGCGAAACGGCGGCCGTAAGATCAAAAAAATCTGGCAGGAGCTTAACGTTGCGCCCTGGCGTAGGGACACCACGCCGCTGCTGTTTTACGGCGAAACGCTGGTGGCTGCTGCAGGTGTGTTTGTCACGCGGGAAGGGGCGGCTGAAGCGGAGCGGGGCGTACAGCTGGAGTGGAAAGCGTAACGGACAGCGGGCTGCCCGTTACAGAGGATCAGGACTCGCTCACCACAACGGTGCCGATTTCGGGATGGCTGAAGCTGGCAATTTTATCGAGACGCAGTTCGCGCGTTGCGCCACCGTCTTCCACAACCAGATACTCCACGTTCTTTCGGGATACCAGATCGTTGGCCTTTGCCTTCAGCACTTCGCCATCTTTTAACGCCAGCGTCAGAAGCAGATGATGCTGGCAGGCGAGCTCGAGATTGTCGTAGTCATCGCAGTTAATAGGTTGGTATGTA contains the following coding sequences:
- a CDS encoding VOC family protein, coding for MLGLKQVHHIAIIATDYAVSKAFYCDTLGFTLQSEFYREERDSWKGDLALNGQYVIELFSFPFPPARPSRPEACGLRHLAFSVEDIDRAIEHLESHGVKCEAIRIDPFTGKRFTFFNDPDGLPLELYQQ
- the tilS gene encoding tRNA lysidine(34) synthetase TilS — encoded protein: MTTADLQQALHPYRRLLVGFSGGLDSTVLLHQLKLWREQAPGLELRAIHIHHGLSPHADSWVAHCQHLCHEWNIPLLVVRVTLAEEGLGLEAQARKARYAAFSEALLPGEALVTAQHLDDQCETFLLALKRGSGPAGLSAMPARARFGDTEQIRPLLGETRESLQAWAQRWDLRWIEDESNQDDSYDRNFLRLRVLPLLTDRWPHFAQATARSAQLCAEQEQLLDELLADELTTLVSGDGALAITPLQAMSAVRRAALLRRWLARHGALMPSRDMLNRLWDEVALAREDAAPRLRSGNGEIRRFRGELWWVKRYPPLAERVIDWPSVNLPLCLPEGLGTLRLSAGGNLRLPHPDEPVTVRFRASGTLHIVGRNGGRKIKKIWQELNVAPWRRDTTPLLFYGETLVAAAGVFVTREGAAEAERGVQLEWKA
- the rof gene encoding Rho-binding antiterminator, which encodes MSMNDTYQPINCDDYDNLELACQHHLLLTLALKDGEVLKAKANDLVSRKNVEYLVVEDGGATRELRLDKIASFSHPEIGTVVVSES